The Vagococcus penaei genome includes the window AAGACTTGATTGTTGCTAAAGGTGTTAAGCCTAATGATTTGGCTTTTTCCTTACTCATCACAACAATAATAGCTGCACCATCATTAATTCCTGATGCATTCGCTGCTGTAACACTGCCATCTTTTTTAAAGGCTGGACGTAACTTACTTAGTCCTTCTTTTGTTGTCCCAAAACGTGGAAACTCATCCGTTGTAACGACTACATCTTCACCTTTGCGTTGTGGTAATGAAATCGGCACAATCTCTTCTGCAAAACGATTTTCTTTAATCGCCTTTTCAGCTTTTTGCTGACTTGCAGCGGCTAACGCATCTTGTTCCTCACGAGTGAAGCCATATTTTTCTGCAATATTTTCCGCTGTAATGCCCATGTGAATGCCCTCAAAGGCATCGGATAGACCATCTTTAATCATCGTATCAATAACTTTTCCATCTCCCATACGTTGACCAAAGCGATAATGATCTAAGACATATGCAGCCTGACTCATATTTTCAGTCCCACCAGCAATCACAATTTCATTATCCCCACTAATAATCGATTGTGCTGCTAACATGACACTTCGTAGGCCTGAACCACAGACTTGATTAATTGTCAGTGCTGGAACTTCTTTTGGTAAGCCTGATTTAATAGCAATTTGACGCGCCACATTTTGACCTTTCCCAGCATTTAATACGTTACCTAAAATAACTTCATCCACTTGTTCTGGTTCTAGTTTTAAATTATCAAGCGACTGATGGATGACATCGACCGCTAAATCAATTGCTGAATAATCTTTAAACATCCCTCCGTACGAACCAATCGGTGTTCTTAAAGCTGATACTATTACAACTTCTGTCATTTGTTTTCGTCACCTTCCACTTTGAGTTGTGTCATTAAAATTTGTTTGCGCAAACCTCACTTATTACTTTAGTTTGTTTTGTAAGGGCTTACAATTAACTATCAGTTATCAACTTGTTAATTAAAACTAATACCTTAGATTTCATCTAGGTTCTATCACTTAATTTGTGAATAATATGTTCTACAATACGTATCTTTTATATAAAATAACTATCGTTTTAATGATAAGCGTTTTTTTATAAGCACTTAACGGTATAATAAAATAAAATAGACTTTTATAAGGAGCGATCTATATGGATATTTTTCAATTAGACTATTTTATCAAAGTCGTTGAATCTGGTGGTAGTTTAACCTTGGCTGCCAAAAAAATAAACATCTCTCAATCAGCACTCAGCCAGTTAATCTCTAATTTCGAAAAGGAAGAAGGCGTTGAACTTTTTTATCGTGAAAAAGGCCGTTTAACAGAATTAACAGACTGTGGACAAGATTTTTATGCCTATGCTTTGAAAATTACACAGTTGTATAACGACATGTACGAAATGGTCCGACGAGCCTCTTTAAAAAAGAAAGGTCAGCTAAGAATTGGGATTCCATCCCTAATTTTACGTCTATACTTCACGAGTTTTTTCACAAAATTTATTGTAAAAAACAATGAGGTGAAAATTGAAATTGTTGAGGGTGGCTCTAAACAACTAACCTCCTTACTCTTGAAAGGTGAACTCGATTTAGCCGTTTTAATTGAACCGACTTTTCTCAATCAAGATAAATTTGAAACCTTTCCATTAATGAGTGACCATATTGGGGCCTTTCTAAATGCATCACATCCCCTTACTCGCTTAAAACAACTTGAGTGGAAAGATATTGAGCAATATCCTGTTGCCTCATTTAATCAAAACTTTCTAAGTTATGATTTAATTCAACAAGCCATGAAAGCAGAAAAAGTTCAATTAGAAATGAAATTCACATCCTCATCTTGGGATTTTTTAATGCAAGTAACCAAAGAATCTTCAGCCATTGCATTACTTCCAACTCCTTTACATTATTATATTGATGATGACAGTACGATGATTCCATTTAAAAAGCCAATTCCATTTAAAACATCACTCTGTCGGCCGATAAAAGAGGACTATTCTAGTTTAGAAAGATATGTCAAAGGATCGATTTTAACGTGTTTTGCTAATCGACGAGCAACTCTTTCAACTTCAGACGAATCTGAACTATTAGGTATTTAAATCAAATTGACAATCAATAAAAATGCCCATTGGCTTATATACAAGCCAATGGGTATTTTTTAAAATACAATAATTATAAAAAAAGATTATATGTTCTTTTATAAGTTATTTATAGTGCTTAATTTGACTAAATGTTCATGTTTAGTTATAATACCTTTGAGAGGAGAGGAACATTATGTCGAGGTATTTAAAACAATTTTTTTTGAGTGTTGCTCTAATATTTAGTCTGTCGTCTTTGGTAACTATTTTTGTAAGCGCTGAACCTTTTGATGGTAACTGTATCTATCGAGAAACATTGGCGGAAGCAACGGATACAAAAATCTCAAGAGAAAATTGTCCAATTTGTCATTTACCTGAAGCACAACGTTTTTCACATTTTAATTCCTGTCAACTAGTTAACGGAACAAATACGCATCAACCTGCTAGAAAATATCAGCGATTTAACCGTCCAATCCAACGTGATTCTTCAATGGATACACAAAAAAAGGACAACAAACAGAAAATAAACCAACTGATTGTCCACTTCAAGACACTAACTCTGAACCCAATAGCAGACCACAAATGTCAGAATCTAACACATGTCAAAACAGGCAAAAAAATTGTCGTTATGACGGTACAAGACCAAGGCAACAACATGGCAAACAGCAGTGGCGAAGATAATATATAAAAAAAGAACTTATAATTTAAAGGATTGATGAATCAATTTTCGATTCATCAATCCTTTTTTAATTATTTACACACAGACTATGTCTTAATTTAATTATCCACAAAGGTCAAAGCTAAAAAGAGCAACAAGTTATGACTAAACATATAAAAAAGTATTATGAATTAAAAATAAAAACAGCATAATTATTATAGGAACTACATTTTCTATCCCTTTAACTAGTAGGAACTGTTTTTAATGATATCAGATTCAGAGAAATAAAAAATTAATAAAGAAAAACAAACCGCATGAGACAAATAAACAAAAAAAGATAATGAAGGTGAAAATAATCTCACATTCATCATCTTAAATAAATCAAAACAGCAATAGCTCTAAAACGACGCAGATATTAGAAAGCCTAAAAAGATGGTTTTGGAAGCATTCAAAACAGCATAGCTCTAAAACATATTGATAGTTTCGATTGTTTCTTTGCTAGTTTTGGAAGCATTCAAAACAGCATAGCTCTAAAACGAAATAGAAGGATTAGAAGATTGGCGAGAAGTTTTGGAAGCATTCAAAACAGCATAGCTCTAAAACTTGTCAGCAATGATTGAGACGTTATTGTTTGTTTTGGAAGCATTCAAAACAGCATAGCTCTAAAACGGATGCCCAGAAGAAACTTGTAGAAAAATAGTTTTGGAAGCATTCAAAACAGCATAGCTCTAAAACAGTGTACGTGGTATGACAGCGTACGGAGCGGTTTTGGAAGCATTCAAAACAGCATAGCTCTAAAACAAATCAGAATTTAGCACTTTCGAGCAGACAGTTTTGGAAGCATTCAAAACAGCATAGCTCTAAAACGCACCTTCTGTCTCTTTAGTCAATTTACGTGTTTTGGAAGCATTCAAAACAGCATAGCTCTAAAACTCCCTATCATCTATCCTTACTCCCCAACGGTTTTGGAAGCATTCAAAACAGCATAGCTCTAAAACATGTCGGTTTAACTCCAGGCGGTTGGATTAGTTTTGGAAGCATTCAAAACAGCATAGCTCTAAAACACATTTCGACTCATGCTTGCAATCTCGTTGGTTTTGGAAGCATTCAAAACAGCATAGCTCTAAAACGGAAGTCGCAAACACAAACCTTATGTAGCAGTTTTGGAAGCATTCAAAACAGCATAGCTCTAAAACGCTATGAGAATCAATTAAAAACTACAACTGGTTTTGGAAGCATTCAAAACAGCATAGCTCTAAAACAAATGTCGTAGCACTAACGTAGAGTTTATGCGTTTTGGAAGCATTCAAAACAGCATAGCTCTAAAACAAAGTGTTCACAAGCAAAGCGCAAGCTAGCGTTTTGGAAGCATTCAAAACAGCATAGCTCTAAAACTGCGTTGCTTCTTCACTAGCTCGATTAACAGTTTTGGAAGCATTCAAAACAGCATAGCTCTAAAACCAAGAATATGACAACATTAGACAATTAATCGTTTTGGAAGCATTCAAAACAGCATAGCTCTAAAACAAATGGTGTAGGAGTGCCTAAGAGCTCACAGTTTTGGAAGCATTCAAAACAGCATAGCTCTAAAACTCGGGCAAACGTTTAAACCACACGTCACCTTGTTTTGGAAGCATTCAAAACAGCATAGCTCTAAAACAAACTAGGTTCATCACCTTTTTTGAATTGAGTTTTGGAAGCATTCAAAACAGCATAGCTCTAAAACAGCTAAAGTGTGGGAAATCGAAGACGAGTAGTTTTGGAAGCATTCAAAACAGCATAGCTCTAAAACTAGTATTTTGTTCGTCTAGAAGTTTATTCGGTTTTGGAAGCATTCAAAACAGCATAGCTCTAAAACACGGAGATATCATCTTAGCTTTACGCTCAAGTTTTGGAAGCATTCAAAACAGCATAGCTCTAAAACCCTTCTCTTTAACTGATAACTCAAATAGATGTTTTGGAAGCATTCAAAACAGCATAGCTCTAAAACACCAGTTGCTGCACCTGTTTCCTCGTCTTTGTTTTGGAAGCATTCAAAACAGCATAGCTCTAAAACCTGTTTTAGTCGCTCTAGTAGCTCCTGTTAAGTTTTGGAAGCATTCAAAACAGCATAGCTCTAAAACTGTTAATGCCGACTATTTCCTCGCCAACATGTTTTGGAAGCATTCAAAACAGCATAGCTCTAAAACTGCTTGCTCAGCTTCCATTCCAAATGCTCTGTTTTGGAAGCATTCAAAACAGCATAGCTCTAAAACGTACGCACCAGCTCAAATTGAGTTACAACAGTTTTGGAAGCATTCAAAACAGCATAGCTCTAAAACAATTGAGCTGGATATTGTTTAGTGTTTGTTGTTTTGGAAGCATTCAAAACAGCATAGCTCTAAAACGACTAAACGTGTAACCATTTTCGGTCACATGTTTTGGAAGCATTCAAAACAGCATAGCTCTAAAACCAACTCCTGTAGCTTCACCATTAAATGCGTGTTTTGGAAGCATTCAAAACAGCATAGCTCTAAAACTATATTAACTGCTAATCTCAATCGACGCATAGTTTTGGAAGCATTCAAAACAGCATAGCTCTAAAACGGTTAGCCAAATTTGACGCTACAATAGTTAGTTTTGGAAGCATTCAAAACAGCATAGCTCTAAAACTCAAAATCTTGGAATAAATCCAACTCTTCCGTTTTGGAAGCATTCAAAACAGCATAGCTCTAAAACACTAGTACGTTCATGGCTGATTGAGACTCTGTTTTGGAAGCATTCAAAACAGCATAGCTCTAAAACGTTTAAAATTACCGTTTGCTAAAAGAGTAAGTTTTGGAAGCATTCAAAACAGCATAGCTCTAAAACACATAACCATACCACCAGTCGCATAGGACAGTTTTGGAAGCATTCAAAACAGCATAGCTCTAAAACTCTAGCGTTTGTATTTGCTCACTTAGTCGTGTTTTGGAAGCATTCAAAACAGCATAGCTCTAAAACTTTGCTCATAGTCTTGGCGGACAAGCAAATGTTTTGGAAGCATTCAAAACAGCATAGCTCTAAAACTTAAAAATTAATGCGGACGGCACTATCGATGTTTTGGAAGCATTCAAAACAGCATAGCTCTAAAACGGAGTTTTAAAAGGTGCTTGGGACGGTATCGTTTTGGAAGCATTCAAAACAGCATAGCTCTAAAACACGTTCCTTTAGCGATAGTAGTTTCTCCAAGTTTTGGAAGCATTCAAAACAGCATAGCTCTAAAACCGCTGCGCTTCTTTGACTTAAATATCTTTTGTTTTGGAAGCATTCAAAACAGCATAGCTCTAAAACGTTAAAACATCTTTAACTCGTTGTTTTTCTGTTTTGGAAGCATTCAAAACAGCATAGCTCTAAAACATCGTGATAATCAGTCCCCAAGTCCAACGAGTTTTGGAAGCATTCAAAACAGCATAGCTCTAAAACAAGCTAACTCTGGGAATTGCTTCACTCCATGTTTTGGAAGCATTCAAAACAGCATAGCTCTAAAACAGACGAGATGGTTATGAATGGCGTTTAAATGTTTTGGAAGCATTCAAAACAGCATAGCTCTAAAACTTCTCAGCAAAAACTTGCTGTAACCGAATTGTTTTGGAAGCATTCAAAACAGCATAGCTCTAAAACCCTTTGCTTACAGGAATAATGTGATCAATAGTTTTGGAAGCATTCAAAACAGCATAGCTCTAAAACGTACTCAACAGTCGATCTATTTATATTCGTGTTTTGGAAGCATTCAAAACAGCATAGCTCTAAAACATGTTAGCTTTAAGCATTTCGAGTCTCGACGTTTTGGAAGCATTCAAAACAGCATAGCTCTAAAACGTAAGGAGTGGTTAAACGCAACAGAACTAGGGTTTTGGAAGCATTCAAAACAGCATAGCTCTAAAACTGACATTTAGCACTACAAAATTTTTGCTTGGTTTTGGAAGCATTCAAAACAGCATAGCTCTAAAACAAGTGGTACTTGGCTACTGTATAGCAAGCAGTTTTGGAAGCATTCAAAACAGCATAGCTCTAAAACCTCGCAGAAAATTTCTCGGTTCCGTAATCGCGCCATTCATCCATAGCAAGATGTCTCTTTTGAATGCTAATTTAGTTAGTAGATTATTCTTTTTTCAAGGAACAGTCTTTAAGTTTATTATAACATAGTTTCACTTGTAACATAATAGTCTTTGTCGATAATAAATTGATTAACGCCTTCAATTTTATAGTGTTCCAAAAACAAAACATCGCTATCAAATAACGAAATATATTCACTTATTTTAATTAATTCTTCTTGATTAAAATACGAACAGACATTAATAAAAACAATGAATTTTTTCTTTGACAGGTACTTAAAAACCTGAATAATTTCTAACATTTTTTCAAATAGTGTGTCTGTTTTTGTTTCAATCTTAACGCCTAAGATTTTTAATAGTTCTAAAAAAGTAATATCGTCCAGTTCTAAATCTAACTCATGATTAAGTAACTCTACTTCAATTAGGCGCGTAATCCCCAGTGACAAGTCTTCAATCTGTGTCTTAACATCTGGTGACTCATTTAATTGTTGTTCCAAATCAGAATAGATGAGTTTTAACACGCTTGCTGCATTTATGTCAAAACCTAAGATATCCGTAATAACCAATAGTTCACTTTTATTGATGGACTGGTAATCCTGTTTATAGAGTTTCAGCTCTCCAGCTTCTTCATACTGATAAAATAAACGAATCAGTCTTGTAAATAAATCTCTCTCCTCTACTACTAAAAATGTGGCCTTGTTAATTGAGAGTGGCTCATCTAAAATAGGGAAATTAATGTGTCTCATAATTATCTCCTAAAAAAATAATTCTAGTATCTGTATTACTAACAGTTGTATCATACTCTCCATGTAAATAAAGCATTTTAGAAAATTGTTTTTCAGTCACCGTTAACGCAGTAATTAAGCCTTTTTTAGGATTATTCTTTTTCAATCGTGCTGTCATCGCTTGACTCGCTGAATTATTTAATAAAATTTTGCTATAGACAGAGTATTGATGCATAATAAACCCTTCACTGAGTAAAAATTTGCGAAATAAGCGATAGGCTTTTCTATCATCCGCCGTTTCTGTTGGTATATCAAACATAACTAACATTCTCATATATCGATAACTCATATCCTAAACATAGGAACTCCTTCCCTTTCTCCATTTAAAGCTTTTACTATTTTTTTTGTATAATCACTAACAATATTAGTTAAAAACATTTCTTTATTATCGTAATGATACGTGTCATTGAATAAATCAAATAGACATCGTTTCATTACATAGAATGGTTCATCTCGATTTTCATAGATGATAGCATCCACTAAGACACGAAATGGTTCCATCAAATCACTTGCCAAATTAAAATCATTAAACTGGTTGGCATGTTTGAGTCCAATTTGTGTCATACAACCATTTTTACTAATTTCTCTAGCAAACAAACTCATCAATAGTGTATATCCATAATTTAAACCGGCATTGATGTCATTTTCTGACTCTCTTGTAAATTTAGTACCAAATAACGTATTAAAATAAATTCTCGCTGCATGACCTTCACGATTTGTTGGGTCAAAAAGACCCAACGAATCATGTAAATACAAAATCGCATCTGATTTCTCATAAAAAGCCAAGTGTTTTAAAAAGTAACTTTGATTAATGATTTTTTGTGAAATAATGTCTGTCCAAATAGTTGCTTTTTGTTCATACGACCAATTAATTTGTTTTGGTAACTGGAGACTACTATTGTGACAACCAAAAAACGGCATCATTTTACCAATTGGCAACCGCTTATCATCGCAAAAAATCACTAAAATATTTTCGTCAATTAAGCGTTTCATCAACATAGTTGTAATCGTGATATTAGTGGTCTCTAACAATAGACTATCTATTTCCGATAAATGAATCATTTCTCGACTGTCAACAGATTTAAAAATAAGGTGATTATTTTGATAAGATAATTTCGAGTGTGTGTTGATAATCACTGTCCGCCATCCCATAATTGCTACCTCTTAATTTTCCAACGTGACTCATAAAGTCCCGTCACTGACTGATTGACAACACATCCGTCAAAAATAGCAGTGAAATCCGCTTTAGTTCGGTATCTATGCCTAGCTATCTTGCAATCATAAAAATTAAATTCCATAGCCGCTCCTATTTTAGTGAATTTTAGTAAATTGATAAAGGCTTCAGCCGTTTCAATGATAGTATTCTGGCGATTTATTTCGTAGGCCGCTTCAATTTTTTTCAGTACATTATCTGCTGCCAAATACTTTCTAGCAAATACTAATATGTCATTAAGTAATCGATCGTAGTCTTCTCGATGGGTGGTCACATAGTCTAAGCTATCTAAATTACCGGCGATGGCTTTTTTAGAGTGGGCAATCAACGCCATCATCTTATCTGATAAAACTAATTGGTTGCCTTTTTGTAACTCATCGGCACTAGCTAAGAAGCGTTTCGTCCCATCTTCTTGTAAGAACAAGGAAAATTTAGGTAATTCAAAATGAAGCGTTGGTGAGATAAATCCTAATGACTCTAGGTATGCTATTTTATCAGCTTCATAGGTTTTTTGTTTCAATAATGAAATACCTATCACGTCATAAGTGAGAGCTTTCTTCTTACCTTTTACATGTGAAATCAAGACAGAATAAACAATCGTAGGACTATTAAAACCACCATATACGGTCGAATCAAGCCCATTTTTACGTGGAATCAGCGTCCCTTGAGCTGCTTTAGGATAGATGGTTTCATTTGTTAGTTTGTCCGTTTGCTTCTCAACTTTTTTGACAATAGACATTTGCTTAGAAGATAGTGTGCGTTTAATCGTTTTTATCGTTGTAGGTGACCAGATAATTTCTCCATTAGCATCGGCTACTCGGTCATCTGTTTTTAAAAACTTCATGATATTGGTGTAGAGGTCTTTTTTTTGTGTCGCTTTGAACCGATTAATCAAACGGCCCTTCACAAATTTACCATACACAAACTCTGGTTTCAGTTGTGGATACTTACGTAAAAGCAATGACCCCACGACGGCATTCAAATACGCATCATGTGCATGATGATAGTCATTCAATTCCCTAATCTTGTAGAGATTAAACTGTTTTCTAAATTGGTTAGTCAGAGAGGACTTCAAAGTGACAATTTGTACTGCTTGATTGTCTTCCTGCCCGTCATTAAACTGACTATCTAAAATTTGGGCAACGTGTTTCGTTATTTGTCTTGTTTCAACCAATTGTCTTCTAATAAACCCCTCTTTATCCGCAGGTGTCAGTCCCCCACGTTCGCTCTTCGTCAAATTATCGTATTTTCGCTTACTAATAAGTTTCGCATCTAACAATTTTTTCCAAAAATATTTTTGTTTTTTAACAATTTCACTACTTGGGACGTCATCTGATTTTCCTCGGTTTGCCTTTGAACTCACTAACACACAATTATCTAATGAATCATCTTTAATAAAACTTTGCGGAATAATGTGATCCACATCGTAATTAGATAATGCATG containing:
- a CDS encoding acetyl-CoA C-acetyltransferase, yielding MTEVVIVSALRTPIGSYGGMFKDYSAIDLAVDVIHQSLDNLKLEPEQVDEVILGNVLNAGKGQNVARQIAIKSGLPKEVPALTINQVCGSGLRSVMLAAQSIISGDNEIVIAGGTENMSQAAYVLDHYRFGQRMGDGKVIDTMIKDGLSDAFEGIHMGITAENIAEKYGFTREEQDALAAASQQKAEKAIKENRFAEEIVPISLPQRKGEDVVVTTDEFPRFGTTKEGLSKLRPAFKKDGSVTAANASGINDGAAIIVVMSKEKAKSLGLTPLATIKSYATAGVDPRIMGTGPIPSTKKALEKANMTVDDLELVEANEAFAAQGLSVIKELGLNTEIVNVNGGAIALGHPIGASGARVLVTLLHEMKKREAKTGLATLCIGGGQGVSLIVEQ
- a CDS encoding LysR family transcriptional regulator; this encodes MDIFQLDYFIKVVESGGSLTLAAKKINISQSALSQLISNFEKEEGVELFYREKGRLTELTDCGQDFYAYALKITQLYNDMYEMVRRASLKKKGQLRIGIPSLILRLYFTSFFTKFIVKNNEVKIEIVEGGSKQLTSLLLKGELDLAVLIEPTFLNQDKFETFPLMSDHIGAFLNASHPLTRLKQLEWKDIEQYPVASFNQNFLSYDLIQQAMKAEKVQLEMKFTSSSWDFLMQVTKESSAIALLPTPLHYYIDDDSTMIPFKKPIPFKTSLCRPIKEDYSSLERYVKGSILTCFANRRATLSTSDESELLGI
- the csn2 gene encoding type II-A CRISPR-associated protein Csn2; the encoded protein is MRHINFPILDEPLSINKATFLVVEERDLFTRLIRLFYQYEEAGELKLYKQDYQSINKSELLVITDILGFDINAASVLKLIYSDLEQQLNESPDVKTQIEDLSLGITRLIEVELLNHELDLELDDITFLELLKILGVKIETKTDTLFEKMLEIIQVFKYLSKKKFIVFINVCSYFNQEELIKISEYISLFDSDVLFLEHYKIEGVNQFIIDKDYYVTSETML
- the cas2 gene encoding CRISPR-associated endonuclease Cas2, producing MSYRYMRMLVMFDIPTETADDRKAYRLFRKFLLSEGFIMHQYSVYSKILLNNSASQAMTARLKKNNPKKGLITALTVTEKQFSKMLYLHGEYDTTVSNTDTRIIFLGDNYETH
- the cas1 gene encoding type II CRISPR-associated endonuclease Cas1, coding for MGWRTVIINTHSKLSYQNNHLIFKSVDSREMIHLSEIDSLLLETTNITITTMLMKRLIDENILVIFCDDKRLPIGKMMPFFGCHNSSLQLPKQINWSYEQKATIWTDIISQKIINQSYFLKHLAFYEKSDAILYLHDSLGLFDPTNREGHAARIYFNTLFGTKFTRESENDINAGLNYGYTLLMSLFAREISKNGCMTQIGLKHANQFNDFNLASDLMEPFRVLVDAIIYENRDEPFYVMKRCLFDLFNDTYHYDNKEMFLTNIVSDYTKKIVKALNGEREGVPMFRI